The Xiphias gladius isolate SHS-SW01 ecotype Sanya breed wild chromosome 7, ASM1685928v1, whole genome shotgun sequence genome window below encodes:
- the LOC120791868 gene encoding extracellular calcium-sensing receptor-like — translation MVQPPELTKAGDFILGGIFTFRTGYRGSVPTFQTLPDRQTCLNINVREFKFAQTMIFAIEEINRNPAILPNHKLGYKIYNSCGMANIMKSAIDLVNGQREIIDERNCKKADTAQAVLGHSGSAPTVGFARIIGRFQIPVLSHFATCACLSNREEFPSFFRTIPSDLHQSRALAKLVKHFGWTWVGAISNKNDYGINGITTFIQAAQVEGVCIEYYQAFEQTGPLHELTKVVETVKYATSKVIVAFMSHREVNVLATELYKQNITGLQWIGSDAWITDHSLTDIEGHSILVGSLGFAVSRAQIPGLEEHLRRLHPSQFPQSAFVRDFWEDVFDCSLSDTTNTQRKPCSGFESLQNVESQFTDVSELRFTNNVYKSVYAVAYALHNLVACEEKKGPFSNGSCADTTHIQPWQVLHYLQNINFTTCQGERVTFDQNGDSPARYELINLQHVTSGTMHVATVGVFDATLPREHQFIMKGMKILWGGGSHTVPVSVCNESCPPGKRKALQKGKPVCCYDCIPCAEGEISNIKDSMECLKCPIDYWPNTRRDTCILKEIEFLSYTEIMGIILTLFCLMGVIITIMIALVFFHFQETPIVRANNSELSFLLLFSLTLCFLCSLTFIGRPSEWSCMLRHTAFGITFVLCISCVLGKTIVVLMAFRATLPGSNVMKWFGPAQQRLSVLAFTLGQVVICILWLTINPPYAIKNMNHYKDKIILECALGSHVGFWAVLGYIGLLAVLCFVLAFLARKLPDNFNEAKFITFSMLIFCAVWITFIPAYVSSPGKFTVAVEIFAILASSYGLLFCIFIPKCYVILLRPEQNTKKHIMGKTKDIQY, via the exons ATGGTACAACCACCTGAGCTGACCAAAGCTGGAGACTTCATTTTAGGTGGCATTTTCACGTTTCGCACTGGTTACAGAGGCAGCGTGCCCACGTTTCAGACCTTACCCGATCGTCAGACTTGCCTCAA caTCAATGTAAGAGAATTCAAATTTGCCCAGACCATGATCTTTGCAATTGAGGAAATAAATCGAAATCCTGCAATTCTCCCGAACCACAAACTGGGCTACAAGATATACAATTCCTGTGGAATGGCGAACATTATGAAGTCTGCTATAGATTTAGTCAATGGGCAGAGGGAGATCATAGACGAGAGGAACTGTAAGAAAGCTGACACTGCCCAGGCTGTACTAGGTCACTCTGGGTCCGCACCCACGGTGGGATTTGCTCGGATTATAGGAAGATTTCAGATACCAGTg CTCAGCCACTTTGCAACCTGTGCTTGTCTGAGCAACAGAGAGGAGTTTCCATCCTTCTTCCGAACCATTCCCAGTGATCTCCACCAGAGCAGGGCCCTGGCAAAGCTGGTCAAGCACTTTGGCTGGACCTGGGTGGGAGCaataagtaataaaaatgaCTATGGTATCAACGGGATCACCACATTTATACAAGCGGCACAAGTAGAGGGAGTGTGCATTGAGTATTACCAGGCATTTGAACAAACAGGACCTCTTCATGAGTTAACAAAAGTAGTTGAAACTGTGAAGTATGCCACCTCTAAAGTCATTGTAGCCTTCATGTCCCACAGAGAAGTTAATGTGCTGGCGACGGAGTTGTACAAACAGAACATTACAGGGCTGCAGTGGATTGGCAGTGACGCCTGGATCACAGATCACTCTCTGACTGACATTGAAGGACACAGTATCCTGGTGGGTTCACTAGGCTTCGCTGTCAGCCGCGCCCAGATCCCAGGGCTGGAGGAGCACCTGAGGCGGCTCCACCCCTCACAGTTCCCCCAAAGTGCGTTTGTCAGAGATTTCTGGGAGGACGTGTTTGACTGCAGTCTGAGtgacaccacaaacacacagagaaagccATGCAGTGGCTTTGAGAGTTTACAAAACGTCGAATCACAATTCACTGATGTGTCTGAGCTGAGATTCACAAATAATGTGTACAAGTCAGTTTATGCAGTGGCTTATGCTCTCCACAACCTGGTCGCATGTGAAGAGAAGAAGGGCCCTTTCTCTAATGGCAGCTGTGCTGATACCACACACATTCAACCATGGCAg GTGCTACATTATTTACAGAATATCAACTTCACAACATGCCAGGGGGAGAGAGTGACTTTTGACCAGAATGGAGATTCACCTGCAAGATATGAACTCATAAATTTACAACATGTAACTTCAGGGACCATGCATGTTGCCACAGTTGGAGTTTTTGATGCCACTCTGCCCCGTGAGCATCAGTTTATAATGAAAGGCATGAAGATACTTTGGGGTGGAGGAAGTCATACG GTGCCTGTGTCAGTGTGCAATGAGAGCTGCCCTCCAGGAAAACGCAAAGCCCTGCAGAAAGGAAAGCCCGTTTGCTGTTATGACTGCATACCATGTGCAGAAGGAGAAATCAGCAACATCAAAG actCTATGGAGTGCCTCAAATGCCCCATTGATTATTGGCCAAATACCAGAAGAGACACATGCATCTTGAAGGAAATTGAATTTCTTTCCTATACAGAGATCATGGGGatcattttaacattattttgtttgatggGAGTAATTATTACCATTATGATAGCATTAGTGTTCTTTCACTTCCAGGAAACTCCCATTGTCAGGGCCAACAACTCTGAGCTGAGcttcctgctgctcttctccttgactctgtgtttcctgtgttctcTGACCTTCATCGGCCGGCCCTCTGAGTGGTCCTGCATGCTGCGACACACAGCATTCGGCATCACCTTTGTCCTCTGTATCTCTTGTGTTCTGGGGAAAACTATAGTGGTTTTAATGGCCTTCAGGGCTACACTTCCAGGCAGTAATGTGATGAAATGGTTTGGGCCTGCTCAGCAGAGACTCAGTGTTCTGGCTTTCACTCTCGGTCAGGTTGTGATTTGCATACTTTGGCTGACAATAAACCCTCCTTATGCCATTAAAAATATGAACCACTATAAGGATAAGATTATACTTGAGTGTGCCTTAGGATCACATGTAGGTTTCTGGGCTGTGTTAGGATACATAGGGCTCCTGGctgtcctgtgttttgttctcGCTTTTTTGGCTCGAAAGCTGCCTGATAATTTCAATGAAGCCAAATTCATCACCTTCAGCATGTTGATATTCTGTGCAGTCTGGATCACCTTCATCCCAGCGTATGTCAGCTCTCCTGGGAAGTTCACTGTGGCTGTGGAGATATTTGCCATTTTAGCCTCCAGTTATGGActtcttttctgcatttttatccccaaatgttatgttattttactGCGACCTGAGCAAAATACCAAAAAGCATATAATGGGCAAAACAAAAGATATccaatattaa